caaAACACGTCCTACAAAAGTGAAAAGGGTCTTGACATGTTTAAAAACAAGATGTAAAATTTGACTACCGAGTTGATGACTAGTATACGGTTGTACCCGGAACAGAAAAGTACTTTGTACTTATACTACGGTTTCGTGCTGACGCCGATTGGAATCGGTTGAAGCTTACCACCAATCAGCATCAGCCAGCAGCGGCCACAAGCGTCACAAAGGCGCAAACTGTGGGGACTAGAACCAGAATTTGCTTGCCTCTTCTagattgttcttcttttcatgaAAACTACGTAATGCAAGTTTGCAACTAGCCAGCTACTCGTACTGATCAACAAGCAGTACGAGCGAAACTGCCACCATAAGGTTCAGAAATAGTTTTCAAACACAAAATCTGCCAATAGAACAGACAACAAAACCTGATCAACAATTCAGAATTGCAGAATTTGGCATCTGAATTCTGCCAATATGGCTTTCATATCAGGATTTCAGAATTGCATACAACTCCTTTAACATATCAGATTTGACATCAGAAACTCATGGGGAAGTAACATCCGAAGTTCTTTACAACAAAGATTATACAGCCATACATGATACAGCTGATATAGGGGTAAGAAGATTATGAGTATCACTTGCATCAATACATTCTCACGCTCAAATCTCCTCAATAAGAACCTTGGATTGGGCATCGTTCTTTCTACCAGCCCTTTGAAATTGACTCCCGCAATCCAACTCCTCCAGAGATGCTTTCTGCACCTCAACGAGGCGAGCTAAAGACGACCATGCCTCATTTGGTTGCTCATGAACCCAGCATGTCATGAAGTACAACTTCCTATCTGCGGCACGAAGCTTTTGGGTGCTCCGTGATCGCTCCGCCTTGCCCAATTTCTCTGCCTTGAGCATCCTCTCACCGATATGAATGAGCCTGCGGAAGTCACAGAGGGCACAAACAAGCGCATTGCCTCCTAACGTGAGAAGGCTGATGATATCATCCACGAGAGCTATAGCAAACCTGAAACCTCCGGTGTGCCTGTAAGCCGGTGAGCATGTCTCCTCTATACATGCCGTGAGGGCTTCAGATACTGTCTCAGGTTTAGCATCCTCCCCCATGACTTTTGACACAGACAACGCAACAGTAGAGGCACCAAAAGGATCAGAGCGCCAATCGCCATTGTGGAGGCGAAGTGTGAAGCAGTAACTGTACAGTATATCAACCAAGTGAACCGCAAGCAGCGGAGATGGCTCCGCTCTGGTTAGCTGTTCGAGTGACGGGAGAGCAGATTCTGGCCCTTCTGGGATTTCACTGATGCTAGACTCTGGGTCAGCCATTGGATCTGACGTATCAGTGTCTTCTACACTCACTTGTCTGATAAGCTGGCTTCCATCTGGACTGAGGGAAATCGATCTAGCGGAAGGTTTTTTCCACCATGGTGTCCATGGCTCGATCATCTTGCTGAGTTCACCTGAAGCCAGAGCTTGACGAAATCGTTTGATTTCATCATCAGAGAGGTCTTCAAGCTTGATCTCATCTCCTGTTTGAagaacaaacaaatattaatCTAATGAGAGCTCAGCAGAAAACTTGAAGTACATAACAATATTTGCTTGTTTAGAAAAGTTCCATCCCAAAAATGACAAGGCCAAATTATCATCCAGcatgaaaattgaaaaaatgAGCCACATGAACAGAACTTGAATACTGTATTTCAAGAAATGAAGCAATTACTCAACATGAAAATACAATAATCAGAGGTAAATGTAAAAATGACAAAAAAGGACAGCTTGCCAGCATTTGGCAGGCTAAGTTATCCTTATACTACAGATGCAATTTGTTTGATCCACAACCTTTTAATGGAAAGGAATACTGAACGTAATTCTCACATGAAAATTTACATTGGTAAGTCTAACTCTGAATTCCCTTCACAAGCATTTGTCTATCTTAAATCAgttatttgttttttcttatactagttgcaaaaaaaatttagttaaCAAAGGTGTTAAGAAATGATTGGTTAGTGCAATTGTTTAAAGAATACCTAGGTtttcataaataaaaataagagcACTGTGAAATGCTATGGTTTATTCACATTAGGAAGGCATGAGAAGTACACACATACCAGACATAACTTTTTGAATAAGCTCCTCTGACAGAATTGACTCTGCAGGACAAAACATGTATGACATGTCAAAAGAAAAGATCCTCACATATCAAAATATAGCATATGCACCACTCAACAATCATAATCACCTCAACCAATTCACAACAGGTAGGCCCTCATAACTCATTAAATCATAACCAAAACTAGACAAGCCCAAAATCTGCTAGATGCGCCAAACAAAGATTTGATTATTGAAAGAGCTATTGCAAAAATTTATACAATCCACATAATCACATAGTTAGCAAGGGGATCATCCTTCCTAATAGTAGGAGGTAATTGTAATTCAGTACTAGGCTTTTGTTCATAATATTTTAGTGATATAGAGTACAATTAACTGGCAGGAGTCACAGCCTTCCGTGTCTCTGGTAGGTCAGCCCGACCATAACATTTTATGTATAAAACAGAGATGACATAACAGAATAATCTCCTTATGAAACTGAACAGAAATGGTAACTTTCACAACTAGTAATAAGCACTGACCAGACAATATATTATCACATATTATCTGTGTTAGAGAAAGTATGATCTTCTAGAAGAGTACTCgaaaccatttagatgacaaaTAGGTAAACAGAAACCAGTCAGGCCTTAAACTAATGAAATTATAAGTTTAGATGTATTACAGTCGTCACATCTTCTATT
Above is a window of Oryza sativa Japonica Group chromosome 10, ASM3414082v1 DNA encoding:
- the LOC4349140 gene encoding uncharacterized protein, producing MEREVVVSEDAAASSSSSSSSAAAASFSLAETRVICRVCQKQFAQYTCPRCNARYCSLPCYKGHSVQCTESFMRENVMDELKQMQPEDESKKKMLDILKRFHLEEEDMDSEGEDESILSEELIQKVMSGDEIKLEDLSDDEIKRFRQALASGELSKMIEPWTPWWKKPSARSISLSPDGSQLIRQVSVEDTDTSDPMADPESSISEIPEGPESALPSLEQLTRAEPSPLLAVHLVDILYSYCFTLRLHNGDWRSDPFGASTVALSVSKVMGEDAKPETVSEALTACIEETCSPAYRHTGGFRFAIALVDDIISLLTLGGNALVCALCDFRRLIHIGERMLKAEKLGKAERSRSTQKLRAADRKLYFMTCWVHEQPNEAWSSLARLVEVQKASLEELDCGSQFQRAGRKNDAQSKVLIEEI